Proteins encoded together in one Canis lupus familiaris isolate Mischka breed German Shepherd chromosome 25, alternate assembly UU_Cfam_GSD_1.0, whole genome shotgun sequence window:
- the SLC25A37 gene encoding mitoferrin-1 isoform X2 — translation MQSLNPDPKAQYTSVYGALKKIIRTEGFWRPLRGLNVMMMGAGPAHAMYFACYENMKRTLNAVLHHQGNSHLANGIAGSMATLLHDAVMNPAEVVKQRMQMYDSPHRSALSCIWTVWRTEGLGAFYRSYTTQLTMNIPFQSIHFITYEFLQEQVNPHRSYNPQSHIISGGLAGALAAAATTPLDVCKTLLNTQENMALNLANISGRLSGMANAFRMVYQLNGLSGYFKGIQARVIYQMPSTAISWSVYEFFKYFLTKHQLENRTPY, via the exons ATGCAGAGTTTGAATCCGGATCCCAAAGCGCAGTACACAAGCGTCTATGGAGCCCTCAAGAAAATCATTCGGACTGAAGGCTTCTGGAGGCCCCTGCGAGGCCTCAACGTGATGATGATGGGCGCAGGGCCGGCCCACGCCATGTACTTTGCCTGCTATGAAAACATGAAAAGGACTTTAAATGCCGTTCTCCACCACCAAGGAAACAGCCACCTAGCCAACG GGATAGCTGGGAGTATGGCCACCCTGCTCCACGATGCGGTAATGAATCCAGCAGAAG TTGTGAAGCAGCGCATGCAGATGTACGACTCACCACACCGGTCGGCCCTCAGCTGCATCTGGACGGTTTGGAGGACCGAGGGCTTGGGGGCCTTCTATCGGAGCTACACCACGCAGCTGACCATGAACATTCCCTTCCAGTCCATCCACTTCATCACCTACGAGTTCCTGCAGGAGCAGGTCAACCCTCACCGAAGCTACAACCCGCAGTCCCACATCATCTCGGGCGGGCTGGCCGGGGCCCTCGCTGCCGCTGCCACCACCCCCCTGGACGTCTGTAAGACGCTCCTCAACACTCAGGAGAACATGGCCCTCAACCTGGCCAACATCAGCGGCCGGTTGTCGGGCATGGCCAACGCCTTCAGGATGGTGTATCAGCTCAATGGCCTCTCCGGCTACTTCAAAGGCATCCAGGCACGTGTCATCTACCAGATGCCCTCCACTGCCATTTCCTGGTCTGTCTATGAGTTTTTCAAGTACTTTCTCACCAAGCACCAGCTGGAGAATCGAACTCCATACTAA
- the SLC25A37 gene encoding mitoferrin-1 isoform X4, whose translation MATLLHDAVMNPAEVVKQRMQMYDSPHRSALSCIWTVWRTEGLGAFYRSYTTQLTMNIPFQSIHFITYEFLQEQVNPHRSYNPQSHIISGGLAGALAAAATTPLDVCKTLLNTQENMALNLANISGRLSGMANAFRMVYQLNGLSGYFKGIQARVIYQMPSTAISWSVYEFFKYFLTKHQLENRTPY comes from the exons ATGGCCACCCTGCTCCACGATGCGGTAATGAATCCAGCAGAAG TTGTGAAGCAGCGCATGCAGATGTACGACTCACCACACCGGTCGGCCCTCAGCTGCATCTGGACGGTTTGGAGGACCGAGGGCTTGGGGGCCTTCTATCGGAGCTACACCACGCAGCTGACCATGAACATTCCCTTCCAGTCCATCCACTTCATCACCTACGAGTTCCTGCAGGAGCAGGTCAACCCTCACCGAAGCTACAACCCGCAGTCCCACATCATCTCGGGCGGGCTGGCCGGGGCCCTCGCTGCCGCTGCCACCACCCCCCTGGACGTCTGTAAGACGCTCCTCAACACTCAGGAGAACATGGCCCTCAACCTGGCCAACATCAGCGGCCGGTTGTCGGGCATGGCCAACGCCTTCAGGATGGTGTATCAGCTCAATGGCCTCTCCGGCTACTTCAAAGGCATCCAGGCACGTGTCATCTACCAGATGCCCTCCACTGCCATTTCCTGGTCTGTCTATGAGTTTTTCAAGTACTTTCTCACCAAGCACCAGCTGGAGAATCGAACTCCATACTAA
- the SLC25A37 gene encoding mitoferrin-1 isoform X3 → MLWLHFDLSGSNWIAGSMATLLHDAVMNPAEVVKQRMQMYDSPHRSALSCIWTVWRTEGLGAFYRSYTTQLTMNIPFQSIHFITYEFLQEQVNPHRSYNPQSHIISGGLAGALAAAATTPLDVCKTLLNTQENMALNLANISGRLSGMANAFRMVYQLNGLSGYFKGIQARVIYQMPSTAISWSVYEFFKYFLTKHQLENRTPY, encoded by the exons ATGCTGTGGTTGCACTTTGACCTTTCTGGTAGTAATT GGATAGCTGGGAGTATGGCCACCCTGCTCCACGATGCGGTAATGAATCCAGCAGAAG TTGTGAAGCAGCGCATGCAGATGTACGACTCACCACACCGGTCGGCCCTCAGCTGCATCTGGACGGTTTGGAGGACCGAGGGCTTGGGGGCCTTCTATCGGAGCTACACCACGCAGCTGACCATGAACATTCCCTTCCAGTCCATCCACTTCATCACCTACGAGTTCCTGCAGGAGCAGGTCAACCCTCACCGAAGCTACAACCCGCAGTCCCACATCATCTCGGGCGGGCTGGCCGGGGCCCTCGCTGCCGCTGCCACCACCCCCCTGGACGTCTGTAAGACGCTCCTCAACACTCAGGAGAACATGGCCCTCAACCTGGCCAACATCAGCGGCCGGTTGTCGGGCATGGCCAACGCCTTCAGGATGGTGTATCAGCTCAATGGCCTCTCCGGCTACTTCAAAGGCATCCAGGCACGTGTCATCTACCAGATGCCCTCCACTGCCATTTCCTGGTCTGTCTATGAGTTTTTCAAGTACTTTCTCACCAAGCACCAGCTGGAGAATCGAACTCCATACTAA